A stretch of the Lolium perenne isolate Kyuss_39 chromosome 3, Kyuss_2.0, whole genome shotgun sequence genome encodes the following:
- the LOC127339686 gene encoding uncharacterized protein, whose product MRVHGYGEECEADGSSTGSEARNVLLSCNYPWYKTPVFEIAHADNVLEAIQEFLRDDSILLCGVSIANDVTKVEYYNIDISGVIDLQQDIGNPTVNLLPFLYDLANAYIGTNLSKKNPEIAAIRLKEWANFPLDFDKIKYAALDACLNFEIARS is encoded by the coding sequence ATGCGAGTTCACGGATACGGTGAAGAATGTGAGGCAGACGGATCTTCCACTGGATCAGAGGCGCGCAACGTGCTTCTGTCCTGCAACTATCCATGGTACAAGACACCGGTCTTCGAGATTGCCCATGCTGATAATGTACTGGAGGCCATACAGGAGTTCCTTAGGGACGATTCCATCCTCTTATGCGGTGTTTCTATAGCCAACGACGTCACCAAGGTCGAGTACTACAACATCGACATTTCGGGGGTGATCGACCTCCAGCAGGATATCGGGAACCCGACTGTCAACCTTCTTCCTTTTCTGTACGATTTGGCCAATGCTTATATTGGGACAAACCTATCGAAGAAGAATCCAGAGATAGCAGCCATAAGATTGAAAGAATGGGCAAACTTTCCACTTGACTTCGACAAGATCAAGTATGCCGCTCTAGATGCTTGCCTCAACTTTGAGATAGCTAGGAGCTAG